The following proteins come from a genomic window of Mycolicibacterium rufum:
- a CDS encoding type I polyketide synthase: protein MVSAVGRNDDVARFAVVGYAARLPGARDAGEFWDLLREGRDAISEVPPDRWDADAFFDADPGAPGKVVTRRAGFVDDVTGFDAPFFGMSTREVRQLDPQHRLLLETAWHAVEHAGIAPSTLAGSDTGVFVGLATHDYLGMASDELTYAEIEAYMAIGTSNAAAAGRISYRLGLQGPAVAVDTACSSSLVAIHQACQALRLGECDLALAGGANVLLTPATMITFSHAHMLAPDGRCKTFDAAADGYVRGEGCGIIVIKRLEDAVRDGDHIRAVIRGSAINQDGASGGLTVPNGVAQQRVIAAALDRAGLAPRDVDYLEAHGTGTSLGDPIEAQAAGAALGDGREPDRPLLIGSAKTNIGHLEAAAGIAGVIKVILSLEHETLPKHLNFENPSPHIPWDRLPVEVVKETMPWTRDRGPRIAGVSSFGFAGTNAHVVLEEAPTAPAPDVATEAPPALRVLPLSARTPTALRTLAGRYRDWLVAHPEATPADVCFTAGVARAHAEHRAALVVDSRESAVDLLGALADDRPAPGLVRGESYEAPKTAWLFTGQGSQYPGMARELYDTEPVFAATVDACAAAVADLLEKPLLSVVFDDIDGDQLRLTSYAQPALFAVEMGLARLWQSWGLEPDVVLGHSVGQYTAACVAGVFDLADGARLMAERGRLFAALPAGGRMVAVFAPAERVEAVTDDVPTVSVAAYNGANTVLSGPADDLERAVARLVTDGVRCDWLETSHAFHSALLDPILDDFEAAANRFDYGAPQRLLIDNRTGAALGRSVTLDGAYWRRHARQPVQFAASVRTLAELNCKLLVEIGPRPVLTAAALAAWPDPATTPRVIASLRPTVTDQRQITEALADAYVLGHLPDFRAVRPATARTLDLPPYPFEHRQYWFRDAQEPADRHQRPGPRTAAVGLLEDGRIDELAALLGAGDDARAREILDKLAAHHNQQRDAQSIADDRYEIRWDVAAAAPRDTADAPSWLLVGDDTAASRPLIDLLAARGHRYRILGLPLSDAEEEELAHAVREAAAADPALRIVHIAGLDSEASTSARSLLRMQHRVLPGTRRLFRAAAAAEVRSPIWLVTRGAQRVVDGDAATPDQSCLWGFGRAAALEAPHLWGGLADLADGTAEEWSALVARITAPAGPGVWEDQIALRGHDVHVPRLTRRTAPPAAQITPMRSEATYLVTGGLGAIGLEIAGHLAAHGARHLVLTSRREPGEAARARITALAEQHDCEVRVVAADMADAHDVARLLAMVHAELPPLAGIVHAAGEVGTTPMDALTDAEIDRVFAGKVWGAWHLAEAAADLNLDFLVSTSSIASVWGGFGQTAYGAANAFLDGLSWRLRDRGVAGGAVNFGPWAVGMADPQSRARLAERGVATLSPADALAGLADAMASSVPQAVVARIDWARFLPLYEQTGRRGLLADVHDEVPQAVSPMPTGRTALLERLTEAPVQQRRTLLIDYLRDAVAEVTRVDAAEIREDAGFFDIGMDSLMAVELRRRIETGVGREIPATLAMDHPRLSDVADYLLGEVLGLTETAVSRPAAVVTARTDDPIAIVAVSCRFPGAPDPEAFWDVLAGGVDAIREVPEDRFDIDEFYDPDPDAAGKTYTRFGGFLDGIDGFDPEFFGISPREAVWIEPQQRLVLETVWEGLERAGYSPASLRGSRTGVFTGVAANEYAHLLSAESIDKIEPHFITGNALNAISGRVAFALGLEGPAVAVDTACSSALVAVHQACQALHSGDCDLAVAGGVNVLLSPVTTVAASRARMLSPVGRCKTFDASADGYVRSEGCGVLVLKRLSDAVRDGDPVCAVIAGSGVNQDGASSGLTVPNGGAQQRLIGAVLARAGLAGGEVDYLEAHGTGTPLGDPIEVQAAAAAYGEQRSPDRPLLMGSVKTNIGHLESASGAAGLIKVVLSLQHEMLPKSLHFDTPSPHIPWDTLPVRVLGDATPWHAGGRIRRAGVSSFGFTGTNAHVLIEEAPASAAPQPATTPEAAVLPLSARSPEALTALARRYETWLTAHPDADIADVCLTAGTGRSHFEHRAALVVDSVDAARAALADLAENRLRPGVIRGEHTHRPMTAWLFTGQGSQYPGMARELFDTEPVFADTVRQCADAVADLLSEPLLEVLFATDRETGGQAGKRLRHTSYAQPALFALEMGLARLWQSWGVEPDVVLGHSVGQYAAACVAGVFSLTDGARLMARRGRLFGDLPEGGRMVAVFADAARVEDVAGGHPRVSVAAYNGPNTVLSGPGEDLEQIVAAFGEDGVRCTWLETSHAFHSELLDPVLDEFESYAAQLEFAAPTLPLVCNRTGAVLTGHATLDAEYWRKHSRQPVQFAESVRTVAALGCSVLMEIGPQPVLTGSAVQVWPEHLPAPRAIASLRKGVGDRRQIADALAAAYVGGHRPDFAAVAHRPRHVLALPTYPFQRRRFWPRTAGITVDGGASPAVSGILGSAKELASGDSVYTSRLSVKAQPWLSDHVIYGTVVVPGATYAAMALAAVGAPARARDVFFYEPIILPEKASREVQLTLHPDDGDWTFQVHSRPHGESGAEWSLNAEGRVLAGLEDSPDPETVSIEAPGPIDEAVERLTRMRPQELFETFADLELAWGPTWSGSLKSLWLGDGEAIGDILVGEELAEHLGTEPMHPVLMDLCTGVAFPAFPALLAAEQGVTDLFLPLRYGQVSVAQSMPRRFYCRATWHRAALDSETQVFDLDFVDRDGNRLGGIREFTVKRAPREALLRGLGGDATRLLYTVGWHEVPHPAVEAPAPSGTWLIAGFDGLAALVPGCVPLPRNVDPTPLGQVLSEAHQRGVGFSGVVWRAAPAPESESGADRSARLESEIDHLLSAVHAVQSGAVKLPGGLWIVTEHAVACESGEPVDPVAAALWGLGRTAANEEPALRSRLVDGDGSPEAARALAALLTQPVDEPEIAVRQGKLLASRLVPWARSGHLTVPRANDYVLAPTERGAIDNLRLTETEVTPPAEGYVQVRVEAAGLNFRDVLNVLGLYPGDPGPIGGDFAGTVTQIGEGVTGLEIGQRVYGFMQGAFASRFTVPAQLLAPIPDGISAVEAATVPAAALTVRLAFDWARLQPGDRVLIHAASGGVGLAAIQMAQQCGAIVFATASTFKRETLRRMGVQYVYDSRSTDFADQILADTDGAGVDVVLNSLTNEGFLDATVRATAHGGRFAEIAKRDIWTPEQMAAVRPDIAYEIVALDTVTLCEPERIRELLTEVSDGLGKGEWTPLPAEIYPVTEARSAFRRMQQARHIGKIVLLMPEPLHPQPDRTYLITGGLGAIGLHTAAHLAHLGAGDIVLTSRRAPSPDATQLIDDLAERHRCRIHVVTADVGDEHEVAALLERLRAELPPLGGVVHLAGVLDDALLSAQDGERFRNTLAPKAYGADHLDRLTRDDDLDFFIVSSSVSSVFGSPGQANYATANAFLDGLVAARRAHGLPATGVNFGPWARGGMASSEAAAANISAQGLIPLEPSAALSALSEIVANGTGQATVLKANWQRAAKVLGATRPPMLDLVLPSAAGEATGDSELLRQLQEIPVPQRAGFVTEFLQREVQNFLRLAQPPAASSRFLDLGTDSLMAIELRNRLHSQFGGAFTINATAVFDYPTIGGLAEYLVGQLPDAEPPADAAPADTATDTD from the coding sequence GTGGTGTCTGCGGTAGGTCGAAACGACGACGTCGCGCGCTTTGCCGTCGTCGGCTACGCGGCCCGGCTCCCCGGCGCCCGGGATGCCGGGGAGTTCTGGGACCTGCTGCGCGAGGGTCGCGACGCGATCTCCGAGGTGCCGCCGGACCGCTGGGACGCCGACGCCTTCTTCGACGCCGATCCCGGTGCCCCGGGCAAGGTGGTGACCCGCCGGGCCGGCTTCGTCGACGACGTCACCGGGTTCGACGCGCCGTTCTTCGGGATGTCCACCCGCGAGGTCCGGCAGCTCGATCCGCAGCACCGGCTGCTGCTCGAAACCGCTTGGCACGCCGTGGAACACGCGGGCATCGCGCCGTCGACGCTCGCAGGCAGCGACACGGGCGTGTTCGTCGGCCTGGCCACCCACGACTACCTCGGTATGGCCTCCGACGAGCTGACGTATGCGGAGATCGAGGCCTACATGGCCATCGGCACGTCGAACGCCGCGGCGGCAGGCCGGATCAGCTACCGGCTCGGCCTGCAGGGTCCCGCCGTCGCCGTCGACACGGCGTGCAGTTCGTCCCTGGTGGCGATCCACCAGGCCTGCCAGGCGCTGCGCCTGGGCGAATGCGACCTGGCGCTGGCCGGCGGCGCGAACGTGCTGCTGACCCCGGCGACGATGATCACCTTCTCCCACGCGCACATGCTGGCGCCCGACGGCCGGTGCAAGACCTTCGACGCCGCCGCCGACGGCTACGTGCGCGGCGAGGGCTGCGGGATCATCGTCATCAAGCGCCTCGAGGACGCCGTGCGCGACGGCGACCACATCCGGGCGGTGATCCGCGGCAGCGCGATCAACCAGGACGGCGCCTCCGGTGGGTTGACCGTGCCCAACGGCGTGGCCCAGCAGCGGGTCATCGCCGCCGCCCTCGACCGTGCAGGCCTGGCTCCCCGCGACGTCGACTACCTCGAGGCACACGGCACCGGCACCTCGCTGGGCGATCCGATCGAGGCGCAGGCCGCGGGCGCGGCACTCGGCGACGGCCGCGAACCGGACCGGCCGCTCCTGATCGGCTCGGCGAAGACGAACATCGGGCACCTCGAAGCGGCCGCAGGCATCGCGGGCGTCATCAAGGTGATCCTGTCCCTCGAACACGAGACGCTGCCCAAACACCTGAACTTCGAGAACCCGTCGCCGCACATCCCCTGGGACCGGCTGCCCGTCGAGGTGGTCAAGGAGACGATGCCGTGGACGCGTGACAGGGGTCCCCGCATCGCCGGGGTCAGCTCGTTCGGCTTCGCCGGCACCAATGCCCACGTCGTCCTCGAGGAGGCACCGACCGCTCCGGCACCTGATGTCGCTACCGAGGCTCCTCCGGCGCTGCGCGTGCTGCCGCTGTCGGCCCGCACCCCCACCGCGCTGCGCACCCTCGCCGGGCGGTACCGCGACTGGCTCGTCGCGCACCCCGAGGCGACCCCGGCCGACGTGTGCTTCACCGCGGGCGTGGCCCGCGCGCACGCCGAGCACCGCGCCGCGCTGGTGGTCGACTCCCGCGAATCGGCCGTCGACCTGCTCGGCGCGCTCGCCGACGACCGGCCCGCCCCCGGCCTGGTCCGCGGCGAGTCCTACGAGGCCCCGAAGACGGCGTGGCTGTTCACCGGGCAGGGCAGCCAGTACCCGGGGATGGCCCGCGAGCTGTACGACACCGAGCCGGTGTTCGCCGCCACGGTGGACGCGTGCGCAGCCGCCGTCGCCGACCTCCTCGAAAAACCTTTGCTGAGTGTCGTTTTCGACGACATCGACGGCGACCAGCTGCGGTTGACGTCCTACGCCCAGCCCGCCCTGTTCGCCGTCGAGATGGGCCTGGCCCGCCTCTGGCAGTCCTGGGGCCTGGAACCCGACGTGGTGCTCGGCCACAGCGTCGGCCAGTACACCGCCGCGTGCGTGGCCGGTGTGTTCGATCTCGCCGACGGCGCCCGGCTGATGGCCGAGCGGGGCCGGCTGTTCGCCGCGCTGCCTGCCGGGGGCCGCATGGTCGCGGTGTTCGCGCCCGCCGAGCGGGTCGAAGCGGTCACCGACGACGTGCCGACCGTGTCGGTCGCCGCCTACAACGGCGCCAACACCGTATTGTCCGGTCCCGCAGACGATCTCGAGCGCGCAGTGGCCCGGCTGGTGACCGACGGCGTGCGCTGCGACTGGCTGGAGACCAGCCACGCGTTCCACTCCGCGCTGCTCGATCCGATCCTCGACGACTTCGAAGCGGCCGCCAACCGATTCGACTACGGTGCGCCACAACGCCTTCTGATCGACAACCGAACCGGGGCCGCGCTCGGCCGCAGCGTCACCCTCGACGGGGCGTACTGGCGGCGCCACGCCCGCCAACCGGTTCAGTTCGCCGCCAGCGTGCGCACCCTCGCCGAGCTGAACTGCAAGCTGCTCGTGGAGATCGGCCCCCGCCCGGTGCTCACCGCCGCCGCGCTCGCCGCGTGGCCCGACCCGGCCACCACCCCGCGGGTGATCGCGAGCCTGCGCCCCACCGTGACCGACCAGCGGCAGATCACCGAGGCGCTCGCCGACGCCTACGTGCTGGGCCACCTGCCCGACTTCCGCGCCGTGCGGCCCGCCACAGCGCGCACGCTCGACCTGCCCCCGTATCCGTTCGAGCACCGCCAGTACTGGTTCCGCGACGCGCAGGAGCCCGCCGACCGGCACCAGCGGCCCGGACCGCGCACCGCCGCCGTCGGACTCCTCGAGGATGGCCGAATCGACGAACTGGCCGCGCTGCTCGGCGCCGGCGACGACGCCCGGGCCCGCGAGATCCTCGACAAGCTCGCCGCGCACCACAACCAGCAACGCGATGCCCAGTCGATCGCCGACGACCGCTACGAGATCCGTTGGGACGTCGCCGCCGCCGCACCGCGGGACACCGCCGACGCCCCGTCGTGGCTGCTGGTCGGCGACGACACCGCGGCCAGCCGCCCGCTGATCGACCTGCTGGCTGCGCGGGGACACCGCTACCGGATCCTCGGGCTGCCGCTCTCCGACGCCGAGGAGGAGGAACTCGCGCACGCCGTCCGGGAGGCCGCCGCGGCGGATCCGGCCCTGCGCATCGTGCACATCGCCGGCCTGGACAGCGAGGCGTCGACGTCGGCGCGCTCGCTCCTGCGGATGCAGCACCGGGTGCTGCCGGGCACCCGGCGACTGTTCCGCGCGGCGGCCGCCGCCGAGGTGCGCAGCCCGATCTGGCTCGTCACCCGCGGTGCGCAGCGCGTGGTCGACGGCGACGCGGCGACCCCGGATCAGAGCTGCCTGTGGGGATTCGGGCGCGCCGCCGCGCTCGAGGCGCCGCACCTGTGGGGTGGGCTGGCCGACCTCGCCGACGGCACCGCCGAGGAATGGTCGGCGCTCGTTGCCCGGATCACCGCACCGGCAGGCCCGGGCGTGTGGGAGGATCAGATCGCGCTGCGCGGACACGACGTGCACGTGCCGCGACTGACCCGCCGGACCGCACCACCCGCCGCTCAGATCACGCCGATGCGTTCTGAGGCAACGTATCTGGTCACCGGCGGGCTCGGCGCCATCGGCCTGGAGATCGCCGGGCACCTCGCCGCGCACGGTGCCCGGCACCTGGTGCTCACCAGCCGCCGCGAGCCGGGCGAGGCCGCGCGGGCGCGCATCACCGCGCTCGCCGAACAGCACGACTGCGAGGTGCGGGTGGTGGCCGCCGACATGGCGGACGCCCACGACGTCGCCCGCCTGCTGGCCATGGTGCACGCCGAGCTGCCCCCGCTGGCGGGGATCGTGCACGCCGCCGGCGAGGTCGGCACCACCCCGATGGACGCGCTCACCGACGCCGAGATCGATCGTGTGTTCGCCGGAAAGGTCTGGGGTGCTTGGCATCTCGCCGAAGCAGCTGCCGACCTGAACCTCGACTTCCTGGTCAGCACCTCGTCGATCGCCTCGGTGTGGGGCGGCTTCGGCCAGACCGCCTACGGCGCGGCGAACGCCTTCCTGGACGGGCTGTCGTGGCGGCTGCGCGACCGCGGAGTCGCCGGCGGGGCCGTGAATTTCGGCCCCTGGGCGGTCGGCATGGCCGACCCGCAGTCGCGGGCGCGCCTGGCGGAACGCGGCGTCGCGACGCTGTCCCCCGCCGACGCCCTGGCCGGGCTGGCCGACGCGATGGCGTCCTCCGTACCGCAGGCCGTCGTCGCGCGCATCGACTGGGCCCGCTTCCTGCCGCTCTACGAGCAGACCGGCCGCCGCGGACTGCTCGCCGACGTCCATGACGAAGTGCCGCAGGCTGTTTCGCCGATGCCGACCGGGCGCACCGCGCTGCTCGAACGGCTCACCGAGGCGCCGGTGCAGCAGCGCCGGACCCTGCTGATCGACTACCTGCGCGACGCGGTGGCCGAGGTGACCCGGGTGGACGCCGCCGAGATCCGCGAAGACGCCGGGTTCTTCGACATCGGCATGGACTCGCTGATGGCGGTCGAACTGCGCCGCCGCATCGAGACCGGCGTGGGGCGCGAGATCCCGGCCACCCTGGCGATGGACCACCCCCGGCTCTCCGACGTCGCCGACTACCTGCTCGGTGAGGTGCTCGGCCTCACCGAGACCGCGGTGTCGCGGCCGGCCGCGGTTGTCACCGCCCGCACCGACGACCCGATCGCCATCGTCGCGGTGTCCTGCCGGTTCCCCGGCGCGCCCGACCCCGAGGCGTTCTGGGACGTGCTCGCCGGCGGCGTCGACGCGATCCGAGAGGTCCCGGAGGACCGCTTCGACATCGACGAGTTCTACGATCCCGATCCCGACGCCGCGGGCAAGACCTACACCCGCTTCGGCGGTTTCCTGGACGGCATCGACGGGTTCGACCCGGAGTTCTTCGGCATCTCACCGCGCGAGGCCGTCTGGATCGAGCCGCAGCAGCGCCTGGTGCTGGAGACGGTGTGGGAAGGCCTGGAACGCGCCGGCTACTCCCCGGCCTCGCTGCGCGGCAGCCGCACCGGCGTGTTCACCGGCGTCGCGGCCAACGAGTACGCCCACCTGCTCTCGGCCGAGTCGATCGACAAGATCGAGCCGCACTTCATCACCGGCAACGCGCTCAACGCGATCTCCGGGCGGGTCGCCTTCGCACTCGGCCTCGAGGGCCCGGCTGTGGCGGTCGACACCGCGTGCAGCTCGGCGCTGGTCGCCGTGCACCAGGCGTGCCAGGCGCTGCACTCCGGAGACTGCGACCTCGCGGTGGCGGGCGGGGTGAACGTGCTGCTCAGCCCGGTGACCACCGTCGCGGCGTCCCGGGCGCGGATGCTGTCCCCGGTCGGTCGGTGCAAGACCTTCGACGCGTCGGCCGACGGGTACGTCCGCAGCGAAGGTTGTGGCGTGCTGGTGCTCAAGCGCCTCAGCGACGCGGTCCGCGACGGCGACCCGGTGTGCGCCGTCATCGCCGGCAGCGGAGTCAACCAGGACGGCGCGTCGAGCGGGCTCACGGTGCCCAACGGTGGCGCGCAGCAACGGTTGATCGGGGCGGTCCTGGCCCGCGCCGGCCTGGCCGGCGGCGAGGTCGACTACCTCGAGGCGCACGGTACGGGCACCCCGCTGGGTGATCCGATCGAGGTGCAGGCCGCCGCGGCCGCCTACGGCGAGCAGCGCAGCCCGGACCGGCCGCTGCTGATGGGATCGGTGAAGACCAACATCGGCCACCTCGAATCCGCCTCCGGCGCAGCCGGTCTGATCAAGGTGGTGCTGTCGCTGCAGCACGAGATGCTGCCGAAGAGCCTGCACTTCGACACGCCGTCCCCGCACATCCCGTGGGACACGCTGCCCGTGCGGGTGCTCGGCGATGCCACGCCGTGGCACGCCGGCGGCCGGATCCGCCGCGCCGGGGTGAGCTCGTTCGGCTTCACCGGCACCAACGCACACGTGCTGATCGAGGAGGCCCCCGCCTCGGCGGCGCCGCAGCCCGCGACGACACCAGAGGCCGCCGTGCTCCCGCTGTCCGCGCGCTCACCCGAGGCCCTGACGGCGCTGGCCCGCCGCTACGAGACGTGGCTGACCGCCCACCCCGACGCCGACATCGCCGACGTGTGCCTGACCGCGGGCACGGGCCGGTCGCACTTCGAGCACCGCGCCGCGCTGGTCGTCGACTCCGTCGATGCCGCCCGCGCCGCGCTGGCCGATCTCGCCGAGAACCGGTTGCGGCCCGGGGTGATCCGCGGCGAGCACACGCACCGACCCATGACGGCGTGGCTGTTCACCGGACAGGGCAGCCAGTACCCCGGCATGGCTCGCGAATTGTTCGACACCGAACCGGTGTTCGCCGACACGGTGCGGCAGTGCGCCGACGCGGTCGCGGATCTGCTGTCCGAGCCGCTGCTCGAGGTGCTGTTCGCGACCGACCGCGAGACCGGCGGTCAGGCCGGAAAGCGGCTGCGCCACACGTCGTATGCCCAACCGGCGCTGTTCGCCCTGGAGATGGGACTGGCCCGGCTGTGGCAGTCCTGGGGCGTCGAGCCCGACGTGGTGCTCGGCCACAGCGTGGGCCAGTACGCGGCGGCCTGCGTCGCCGGGGTGTTCAGCCTCACCGACGGCGCCCGGCTGATGGCCAGGCGGGGCCGGCTGTTCGGCGACCTGCCCGAGGGTGGACGGATGGTGGCGGTGTTCGCCGACGCAGCCCGCGTCGAGGACGTCGCCGGCGGCCACCCCCGGGTGTCGGTCGCGGCCTACAACGGTCCCAACACCGTGCTGTCGGGACCCGGCGAGGATCTCGAGCAGATCGTCGCCGCGTTCGGCGAGGACGGGGTCCGCTGCACCTGGCTGGAGACCAGCCACGCATTCCACTCCGAACTGCTCGATCCCGTGCTCGACGAATTCGAGTCCTACGCGGCGCAACTGGAGTTCGCCGCGCCGACGCTGCCGCTGGTGTGCAACCGCACGGGCGCGGTGCTCACCGGCCACGCGACGCTGGACGCCGAGTACTGGCGCAAGCATTCACGTCAGCCGGTGCAGTTCGCCGAAAGCGTGCGCACCGTGGCCGCGCTGGGCTGCTCGGTGCTGATGGAGATCGGCCCGCAACCGGTGCTCACCGGCTCGGCGGTGCAGGTGTGGCCCGAGCACCTGCCTGCGCCGCGGGCGATCGCCTCGCTGCGCAAAGGCGTCGGTGACCGGCGTCAGATCGCCGACGCGCTGGCCGCGGCCTACGTCGGCGGTCACCGTCCCGACTTCGCCGCCGTCGCGCACCGTCCCCGCCACGTGCTGGCACTGCCCACCTACCCCTTCCAGCGCCGGCGCTTCTGGCCCAGGACGGCGGGCATCACGGTCGACGGCGGTGCGAGTCCCGCGGTGTCCGGAATCCTCGGCAGCGCCAAGGAATTGGCGTCCGGTGACTCCGTCTACACCAGCAGGCTGTCGGTCAAGGCCCAGCCCTGGCTGTCCGACCACGTCATCTACGGCACCGTCGTCGTGCCCGGGGCGACGTACGCGGCGATGGCGCTGGCCGCCGTCGGCGCCCCCGCCCGGGCCAGAGACGTGTTCTTCTACGAGCCGATCATCCTGCCGGAGAAGGCATCCCGGGAGGTGCAGCTGACGCTGCACCCGGATGACGGCGACTGGACCTTCCAGGTGCACAGCCGGCCGCACGGGGAATCCGGCGCCGAGTGGTCGCTCAACGCCGAAGGCCGGGTGCTGGCCGGCCTGGAGGACTCCCCGGATCCCGAGACCGTGTCGATCGAGGCGCCCGGCCCGATCGACGAGGCCGTCGAGCGGCTCACCCGGATGCGGCCGCAGGAGCTCTTCGAGACCTTCGCCGACCTCGAACTCGCCTGGGGCCCCACCTGGTCGGGGTCGCTGAAATCACTGTGGCTCGGCGACGGCGAGGCGATCGGCGACATCCTCGTCGGTGAGGAACTCGCCGAACACCTCGGCACCGAACCGATGCACCCGGTGCTGATGGATCTGTGCACCGGGGTCGCGTTCCCGGCGTTCCCGGCGCTGCTGGCCGCCGAACAGGGCGTCACCGACCTGTTCCTGCCGCTGCGGTACGGGCAGGTCTCCGTCGCCCAGAGCATGCCGCGCCGGTTCTACTGCCGCGCGACCTGGCACCGCGCCGCCCTGGACAGCGAGACCCAGGTCTTCGATCTCGATTTCGTCGACCGGGACGGCAATCGGCTGGGCGGGATCCGCGAGTTCACCGTCAAGCGCGCCCCCCGCGAGGCACTGCTGCGCGGCCTCGGCGGCGACGCGACCCGGCTGCTCTACACCGTCGGCTGGCACGAGGTCCCGCACCCGGCCGTGGAGGCTCCTGCGCCCAGCGGCACCTGGCTGATCGCCGGGTTCGACGGCCTGGCCGCGCTCGTTCCCGGCTGTGTTCCGTTGCCGCGCAACGTCGATCCCACACCGTTGGGGCAGGTTCTCTCGGAGGCGCATCAGCGCGGCGTCGGGTTCTCGGGCGTGGTGTGGCGGGCCGCCCCGGCCCCGGAGTCCGAGTCGGGCGCCGACCGGTCCGCCCGGCTGGAGTCCGAGATCGACCACCTGCTCAGCGCGGTGCACGCCGTGCAGAGCGGTGCGGTGAAGCTGCCCGGCGGACTGTGGATCGTCACCGAACACGCGGTGGCCTGCGAATCCGGTGAGCCCGTCGACCCGGTCGCGGCGGCGCTGTGGGGCCTGGGCCGCACCGCCGCCAACGAGGAACCGGCGCTGCGGTCCCGGCTCGTCGACGGCGACGGATCCCCCGAGGCGGCCCGCGCCCTGGCCGCCCTGCTGACCCAGCCCGTCGACGAACCCGAGATCGCGGTGCGCCAGGGCAAGCTGCTGGCCTCCCGGCTGGTGCCGTGGGCGCGCAGCGGACACCTCACGGTGCCGCGGGCGAACGACTACGTGCTCGCGCCCACCGAACGCGGCGCCATCGACAACCTGCGCCTGACCGAGACGGAGGTGACGCCCCCCGCCGAGGGCTACGTGCAGGTGCGCGTCGAGGCGGCAGGCCTCAACTTCCGCGACGTGCTCAACGTGCTGGGCCTCTATCCGGGCGACCCCGGACCGATCGGCGGCGACTTCGCCGGCACCGTCACCCAGATCGGGGAGGGCGTCACCGGACTCGAAATCGGCCAGCGCGTCTACGGATTCATGCAGGGCGCGTTCGCCAGCCGGTTCACCGTGCCCGCCCAGCTGCTCGCGCCGATCCCCGACGGGATCAGCGCGGTCGAGGCGGCCACCGTCCCGGCCGCCGCGCTCACGGTCCGGCTCGCGTTCGACTGGGCACGACTGCAGCCCGGGGACCGGGTGCTCATCCACGCCGCCAGCGGCGGCGTCGGGCTGGCGGCCATCCAGATGGCGCAGCAGTGCGGCGCCATCGTCTTCGCCACCGCCAGCACCTTCAAGCGGGAGACGTTGCGCCGCATGGGCGTGCAGTACGTCTACGACTCGCGCAGCACCGATTTCGCCGACCAGATCCTCGCGGACACCGACGGCGCCGGGGTGGACGTGGTGCTCAACAGCCTGACCAACGAGGGCTTCCTGGATGCCACGGTGCGGGCCACCGCCCACGGCGGCCGGTTCGCCGAGATCGCCAAGCGTGACATCTGGACCCCCGAGCAGATGGCGGCGGTCCGCCCCGATATCGCCTACGAGATCGTCGCGCTGGACACCGTGACCCTCTGCGAACCCGAACGCATCCGGGAGTTGTTGACCGAAGTGTCCGACGGGCTCGGCAAGGGCGAGTGGACGCCGCTGCCCGCGGAGATCTATCCCGTGACCGAGGCGCGGTCGGCGTTCCGGCGCATGCAGCAGGCCCGCCACATCGGCAAGATCGTCCTGCTGATGCCCGAACCGCTTCACCCGCAGCCTGATCGGACCTACCTGATCACCGGCGGCCTCGGCGCGATCGGCCTGCACACCGCGGCGCATCTGGCGCACCTCGGCGCCGGCGACATCGTGCTCACCAGCCGCCGCGCACCGTCGCCCGACGCGACCCAGCTCATCGACGACCTCGCCGAGCGTCACCGGTGCCGGATCCACGTCGTCACCGCGGACGTCGGCGACGAGCACGAGGTGGCGGCGCTGCTCGAGCGTCTCCGCGCCGAGCTGCCGCCGCTGGGCGGCGTCGTGCACCTGGCGGGCGTGCTCGACGACGCGCTGCTGTCGGCGCAGGACGGCGAACGGTTCCGGAACACCCTGGCGCCCAAGGCGTACGGAGCCGACCATCTGGACCGGCTGACGCGGGACGACGACCTGGACTTCTTCATCGTGTCGTCGTCGGTGTCGAGCGTGTTCGGCTCCCCGGGTCAGGCCAACTACGCGACGGCGAACGCGTTCCTCGACGGTCTGGTGGCAGCGCGGCGGGCCCACGGTCTGCCGGCGACCGGCGTCAACTTCGGCCCGTGGGCCCGCGGCGGCATGGCATCCTCGGAGGCGGCGGCGGCCAACATCAGCGCCCAGGGCCTGATCCCCCTGGAACCGTCGGCGGCGCTGAGCGCGCTGTCGGAGATCGTCGCCAACGGAACCGGACAGGCGACCGTGCTCAAGGCCAACTGGCAGCGGGCGGCCAAGGTGCTGGGCGCGACCCGTCCGCCGATGCTCGACCTGGTGCTGCCCAGCGCCGCCGGCGAGGCGACGGGCGACAGCGAACTGCTCCGCCAGCTGCAGGAGATCCCGGTGCCCCAGCGGGCCGGCTTCGTCACCGAGTTCCTGCAGCGCGAGGTGCAGAACTTCCTTCGGCTGGCGCAGCCACCGGCGGCGTCGAGCAGATTCCTCGACCTGGGTACCGATTCGCTGATGGCGATCGAACTGCGCAACCGACTGCACAGCCAGTTCGGCGGAGCCTTCACGATCAACGCGACCGCGGTGTTCGACTACCCGACCATCGGCGGGCTCGCCGAGTACCTGGTGGGTCAGCTGCCCGACGCCGAGCCGCCGGCCGACGCGGCGCCCGCGGACACGGCGACCGACACGGATTGA